The segment TCGAGTGTTTTCTTTTTCTCTAAATTGTAAGATATTGTGAGATGAATTTCTCTCTAAAAAAACTATCTTTTAATTTCGCTAACCCTTATATgaaaatacaaaaattgaactaatAACgtcatattttcaaaaataaataatgcAATATTTTAATTCTCTATGCGAATATCGGTGATAGTAACgcaataaatttgattaaataagttttctTTGGAAagtgattaaataataatttatatgcgAAATTTTATTGTCAATAATGTTCTGAAATACTCGAAATTATCAAATGCACTTATGGATGAAATAATTGCAAGATTCAACTTTGTGTAACAACCCAAGTTTAAGTAATATGTAGGATAACTTCTAATCTTAGCCTGAATTTGGATAGACGATgcatttagtttattttttacCTTATGTTACAGTATCGTtacaatatttaatttaatcGTCACCATTATTTTTACACTAACTATATGTAAACGTACCACCCATCCTTATTTTAATCTATACATTCTATAGTGAATGTTTGATCTTCAAAACCCCTACTATTTTCATGAATATTGAATACAATCATCTCTGCCTCACCTAGCACtatcttattttaatttaaacataattaaaaaaaagagtcaaacacaaaatattttacCCTTTCAATAGTTATatgcatttttataattttaccctTGTGATCTTAAAAACTACTATCAACTCCATGAATATTAGAAATATCCATTTTTGCATGCTTTAGCCAGCCTGTTCCCTTgtctttatttaaatataaaatatttttatttttttaatagttatatatgatgcatttttataatttaccttctaataattatatatgtgtaagtgtaaaatggtaatttcatATAGTGGGACAGGATAAACAATTACTATAACCGTTCTACGCCCAtacttcaaaagaaaaaaaaattcatccTGCCTCACCTCACCTTATCTTATCCCACCCAACATCcacttttcaaaaagaaaaaaactcaATCTATCAAGTAAGGATTAATTCGAAATAAATTAGATCATTCGAGTTTTGTTATTCCTATTTTCAGTTAATATGCTTTCTGCACGTTTTAAATTTAATCACCCTATTTTAATTATAGGAACTTGATCTCTCCTTTTTTGACATaatgattaaaaatttaattgataataccataaaaaatttcaaaataaaagaaaattacttATATGGCTAATATTACACGCATAAAAAGCTAAATAAGCAAATAGAATTATTGAATTTGGAGTTGTATGATTTTCAACTCTCAATATGAGCTTGATTTTAGAGAagcaaattaaaatttgaaatatatattgTTTGCATGAATTTTGCATTGTTCTAAATTGGTCAAACAAGTAaatatcttttatataaaaatactaataatttaatttaacaaaaTTCCTTTGGTAATTTATGAATTGAACTTCAATcatcaaattttaataattaaaaagatTGAGAAAAAATTTGGAGTGTGGGAGTAGAACTGGGAGTGAGAGCAGACCTTGCTACTTTTTAGTAAGTAATATTGACTAAACCAGTGAaccgataaaaaaaaaaaaaggtccaaAACAGCCCAAAAAACCCAATCTTCTAAGATTCAGGCTTATTCAGATATTCTGCTCTCCTTTCTCCAAACTCCTATTCGTTGCTCTCATCCCTAAACAATTATGGGATTAGCTAATTACATAACAGCGATTCTCAATTTCGCAGCCTTCCTTTGCTCCATCCCTATCATTGCAGCCGGCATCTGGTTCGCCCAAAAGCCTGACAACGTTTGCATCCACCTTTTTCGATGGCCTGTCATTGTCCTTGGCTTCCTCATCCTCCTTGTCTCCCTTGCTGGTTTTGTCGGCGCCTGCTTCTACAAGAAGACTCTCTTGGCCTTCTATCTTTGCTGTATGGCCATTCTCATTGCTCTCCTCCTCATCTTGTTGGTATTTGCTTTCGTAGTTACTAGGCCTGATGGCAGCTACGATGTGCCTGGAAAGGGTTACAAGGAGTATAGGGTTGATGGCTACTCCAGCTGGCTTAGAAACCGCATAGTTGACTCCAAGAGCTGGTATAAGATCAGGGCTTGTCTAGCTGACACCGATGTTTGTCCCAAGTTAAATCAACAATACATCACCGTTGATCAATTCTTTGCCGCTCATCTTTCTCCTCTTCAGGCAAGTCCACTTtctgcttcttcttctttttttttttgatctttttctttcaattgtgGGTTATGCCCATATTTATCTCAATTATCGTGATCTTTTTATGGAAATATAAGTACCCTTCTAGAGAATTAATACGAGGACTCTTGTTTTCCAGACAACCAAACTGGTCTTTAGATCTTCATTCCCTCACCGTAAGAACATAGGATAAGTATCCCATAAATAATGTCCACTTTTAACTGTTGATTGAACAGTTTCCAAACAATGAACACTGAACTCTGTAATTAAACTTAGAATCAAAGTTATGCCCACAAGATTATCTATACACATGTTTTGCTATCTTCATCATAGATCAATTCATAGCTTGTGATAATGCTTTCTTTTTTCTGAACTGTGGGAGCAGCTGGGGAAAACAAATTGTTAGATGAAAAAGTTTTCATTTATTGGGTCGGAGAAGGTAGTGTCAATGGAGTAATAAGTGCCTAACAGACGAATTATTAATATGAAATCATGGGATTTTGACGCTATTAAAagttcaccttttttttttttaaaaaaaaatgtaataTCTTTGTCTCTAGAATCTGTATGAAATTTATAGTAGCTAGTTTTGGCAATATATGGATACACACTGACTGATCATGTTTGCGATCCAGTGTATATTTATTTTCTGATTAGTTTAAAGTTCTGTTTGGCAGTCAGGATGTTGTAAGCCTCCTACAGCCTGTGGCTACAATTTTGTGAACCCAACTGTGTGGACGAACCCGACGAACCCAACTGGGGACCCTGACTGCTATCTGTGGAGCAATGACCAGACCCAACTCTGCTATAACTGCAAATCGTGCAGAGCTGGTCTGTTGGGGAACTTGAGGAGTGAATGGAGGAAAGTGAACATAATTCTCATGGTGGCAGTGGTGGTACTGATATGCGTCTATGTAATTGCCTGCAGTGCTTTGAAGAATGCTCAAACGGAGGACCTTTTCCGTCGCTACAAACAGGGCTGGATTTAATGAATCTTTCAAAACCCTCCCACTTTGTAATTTTTCCATTGCAAGTTGCTTGCTTTTACTTTCATCTTTTTTGTTCAATGCATCTGTTAGTCAATAATGTCTTGTATATATTCCAATTCTcatgggttttttttaaaaaaaaatctggaAAATGTAAATAAAGGGATGTTATATGAAAAGTATCGTAGAGCTCCttatattaaaagttaaaatatattttgCTCTCTTTAGTCAAAAAATGAGAAAAGTAGTCATCatacattaaattaaagagaAAATTTACTTAgtctattaaaatttatttatttgtaatgTTAAAACTAACGTGGTGATAAAATAATCGGATAATAATATATGACGTACTATATGTACCTTATGTTAATGTAtaagaataaattttaatagttgaaatagatgaaaattttaacatatatCAATTTGTAATCTAATTCctaatttcacaattattttactaattttatacTTTTGCTTTCCTTCCAAAAAttgcaaaaaatatatattaaaaatttagcaACTCATTGATTTGAGGAACTTTCTCATAATCTTCAGCCTGAGTAAACAATACATAGGATCTAGCGTCTAGGACAGCCTGGAGATAGGACTCATattatttgtttcttgtaaaaGCTAAAAAGCTCAAATTAGGGTGTATTTTAAAATGGATGATATGTCCATATGAAGGCACATGGGTTCAAATCAATACAGCATAAAGGCTACTCTCATATTTACAGCCTTTGAGGCTTGTTGACGATAGGAATATTCCGGTTGTATCAGATGACATATTTACATACAGAACCAACACAGAGGATTAGGAATATGATTCTATTCTGCAAAATGAAAAATGCTTCAAGGTGAAGTTGAATAACCTGTTATATAGATTGAAATCCACCAGCATAATGGAAAATATGACCCCAGCAACTGCGGTTTCTCTTTTACCAAATAATAAGaactaacataaaaaaaaaacaaaaaaaccaagGCATGGGTTTGATTGACTGAATTTCTTGCTTTCACTCAAACAAATAATTTTGTGTctgacaaatatatatatatatatatatatactttcccTTCCTTCTTTTTGGTTTATTGACTTTTTCCATAGTTTagctttataaaattataaccaACAGAGATTTGTTCCTTCCTCGACCCTTCCGCAAGTGCTAATAAAACATGGGACGTTAGCATTTTGCACATGTACAATATGATCAACAACATTACTAGTAACTTCAATTGATTAGTGTGTTCTAAGGTAGGTAAAAGTTACTTGGTgagaattatttgttaaatatttttGACGTTGCTAAACAGTGAAATGGTAGGTATATTGTAATAAACTTCGAAAAACTACGAAACGACACCATCAAAAACTAGAACTAAAATCAAATACCTTGTGTTGGATTTTTAATGCCTTTTGGTGACTAATTGACAAATATAAGAATTTTCAATATAATAACAAACCCAAATTGTTTTGTTTGATTCTTGCTTTGGGTTTTTCTACTACAAAACATAACGTTGATAAATAATTGAATTAGTTTTAAACTAAAAGAGGGATCCAAGTGATAAATAAATATTGACTGTTCACGTCACTCTCACAACTAATATTATAGATTAATTATACCAACCGGAACTATATCGCTTAATATATGACCTAACACAATTGCTTCAATTTTCATTAGTCAAATGCTTTTCGTAAAATAGCCAATTGCAaggatttattttatattaatccaaaacatttaatttttttaatattagttaggtaaatgatatattaataagattaaacaagtcatttaatttaaaaatattactaTATAATTTTTAATCAAAACTAGTATACTCATAAGAATGCAATATATTTCATAAttaaaagtttattttttaaaaaataccaaTAACGAAAGAGTTAATTACTACTGTTAATGAtgaataatttaattatgaaaaagaaaattgcttatattttctattattatttttaaaaaatattgctCAAGCATACTTGTGTTTTTTCATCCAGGCACGATAAGGCTAAAGTTAAAAAAAATGTAACAAAACACATGCAAACAAAATAAGCAACATTAGAAGGAGTAgtgcaatttatttatttttctaataatgaatGGGGTTAACTTTTGAAGGAGTTAtagtaataaattttttttaaaagtactGTAGTAAACAATTAATTACTGTTTTCATGACAACCATAAGCCAATTCAACTATAAATAACCTCCACTCACAGCTTCCCTTCCCTCCCCTTCTTCCTCATTTTAACGACCTCTCATCGTTCTCATCCATAAATCACCCAAACCGGTCCGCCCTCTCTGTAAACGGGTTAACCCGTTAACGTGTCTCTCAAAATGGATCGACCCAGATTCGTGATCGAGTCCGCCGAAGCTGAACAAATGGCCAAACAATCGGGCCAAACCGTGCTCCAACTCCTCCCGTCGTTGGTCAAATCCGCCCAGACCTTGGCTCGCCCGCCAATCTCGAACTACCACGTCGGAGCAGTCGGAATGGGACCGTCTGGTCGGATCTTTTTCGGGGTCAACCTTGAATTCCCGGGTCTTCCCCTCAACCAGTCCGTCCACGCCGAGCAATTCCTCATCACCAACCTTTCCCTCAATGCGGAACCACGTCTTAGATACCTGGCTGTTTCCGCCGCCCCTTGTGGCCATTGCCGCCAATTCCTCCAAGAGCTCCGTGGCGCCTCCGATGTCAAGATCCTCATAACTTCTTCCGAAGacgaaaaagaaaacaaaataaacaataatTGTAATGATAAAGACCAAGAATTTACTCCGTTGTCCCATTTCTTACCTCATAGGTTCGGCCCAGACGATTTGCTAGAAAAAGACGTTCCTCTTCTCCTCGAGCCTCATCGAAACGGCTTGTCCTTTTGCAACGATTTGTGCAACGGCAAAATCAACGGTGTCGATGATTTAAAACATGCGGCTCTTGATGCGGCCAATATGTCGCACGCGCCTTACAGCGGCTGTCCATCTGGGATGGCGTTGCTGGATGTTGAAGGCAATATATACAAAGGGTCTTACATGGAATCGGCAGCTTATAATCCGAGTTTGCCACCGGCTCAGGCGGCGCTCGTCGCTTACGTGGCTGGCGGTGGCGGAGGCGGGTACAAGAGGATTGTTGGGGCAGTTCTTGTGGAGAAAGCGGATGCTGTTATTAAACAAGAACATACTTCAAGGCTGCTTTTGCAGTGCATTTCGCCAAAGTGTGAGTTCAAAGTGTTCCATTGTACAAAAACTTGTTAAAAGATTTCAGTTCTTAATAATATAAGCTATATCTAAGCATGATATGGATTATTGACGAAGAAGAAACGGAATCGGTTTAGGAAACCAAGTCCAACCATGAAAACGGAATCAGCCATTTAATAAAAAGTTTTAATCTTTTGTGAAGATGCATTGTAATATCTGCTGCAACTTTAAATTATTGTCTCTGTTTTATCTTTTGTCGTGTTCATGGATTTGGATGAGATGCTtgagcttttaataaatgaaaaacgAAAATGAGAGGCAGCTAAGCTGATATGATTGATGATCCTTTTAAAAGTTCAAGGATGGGGCAAAGATTCCTCTGTTCTTTTGGAGTGGACTTGATATCATTGTATGGAAAGTGGAAAGGGGTCCATTTTCCAGCTGTAGTTTAATTTTGTGTTTGTGGGTGGTGGAtgaaattcaccattttcatctTCTTTTGAGACAGTTTTTCAATCTGTGACGACATGCATGTAGTTGGAAACTGTTGTTAATGGCCTATCAAACATCCATGGTCTAGAATTTTGTAATCAGAAAGTGGGATATTCGTACAAGATACCGCAGAGTGTGGTTGAATTAAATGGCAATGTTGAAATTGTGAATACAATGATGGATCAGAAACAAAGTTGATAGTTCTTAACCACCAAAAGTGCCGATTCTTATGTTTGGCTTTGTCTGAATATTGTTGCTTTTAATGAAGGGAGAGGAGCAAAAAAAAAGTAGAGAAAGTACAAACTCTTCCAACAATAAATTGAGGGTTCACACAAGAAAGGCAAAGCCAACTAGAAGAGAACAAAAAACATTGTAGTTTGCCTTCAAAGTTAGCCACATATCTTCACAGCaattcttcccttttttttttatataatttattatatttgagCTCCTTGCTAGGTTTCATTGCTGTCAGGCAAGTGCCAGCCAGCACGATAAATTTTCAGATTTTAAGTAGATTTAATAACTCCAAATTCGTGAAAGATCAGATCCAGGCGTCTGTTTTTGctgtgtatatataaataaaacaagTTGGGTAGCCTACACCCCTGTACCAAAAACAAATACTAATCCAACAGAGACATGTGAATCTGATTTACAATTGAATTTCGAGGTTACATTACAAGGGGTAGAATAAGACTGAAAAAGAATGCAGCTAGCTAAGAATTTCTACCTAGTATATTCTTTTCTACTTATAAAAATGGGAAAATACAGAAATATGTTGATACTGCAGAGGCAAATATCATGGCAATCAGCATACTATGTAACGAAACACGTACGTGTTTAGTTTGATGCTGCAGGCTTTTCGAACGGAGCTGATACAGATTCAGCATTCAAGTCTCCAACTCCCTTAAATGGACTAGCGTTTTCTCACGGTTGTCTGTGCATTTCAATAGCATCCTTAAGTTTTTTAAACTGCAGATGATATGGAAACGAAGCAGATATAGTTAAGACGATGAAGATTGAGCAGGTAATAAGTTTATCTAGGATGTTCTCTGATAATTGATGTAGTTGCGTAAGAAAGTCGATCATCTATCCATGCCAGTTCTGGACCATTTTACTTCTAATGTGTTTCAAGCAAGTTAAGATTCTAGTAGTGAACCGATAGTCGATAGGCACAGAGGGGTTAAAAGGCATACCTTGACAAGCGAACACGAAAATGATTCGAGTTGTCCATGCGCCCCACGGTAGAAATGGAAATAAGGAAGCACCTTAACATTCAAACTGTTACACATAGCCTTATTCTCATCAAAATCGACTTTGAGGAACAAAATTTCAGGGTGTTCTTGGGCAGTTTTGCAGAGCTGCCATATTCATAACAAGGCAACATCATAAGAACTCACTCATTCAGAAACAACATAGGCAACTTCAAAAGGGGCAAAACATAAATACTTGAGATATTagagaaaatatgaaatattgtAAAGAAAAAGGCATGAATTTACCTTGGGAAATAAAGCTCTGCAAGAAGCACACCAAGTTCCATAAAACTCAACAATAACTAATCTATCTCCAGCTTCATTTAAGGCAGTCGTAAATTCTTGAGTAGAGTGAATGTCAATCATATTCGGCCCTGCATTTTTCTCCCACCATTTGGGTTTGCTTGTTTCAGTCATAGTTGCATGCACCTGCAAAACAACAACTTGTCAATCTCAATGGTTTCTACATATAAAACAAGTGACCAAAAGATATAAAACCAATGGGGTTTTCATACTACAAATACAAAGTTCAAATGAAACAGAGCATCAGTTTTCACACAAAACAGCATAAACAAATgggtaatcataatttcataatataactaataaaatttaaaaaccaaGAATAGAAAATGCAAACTCCATTACCTTGAAAGACAGCAAATGCTTAGTGGAATTCAAAGGAAGAGGAGCAACGCCggcaaaagaagaagaaagattaCAGATTTTCCTATCAAAATTAAATTTGGGTGAAAGAGAAAAAGCCGCTTGTGGAGAGTTCAAGGTGGTGGATGCATAGGAGGAAGTGAGAAACGTTGAACAATGAAACGACGACGCCGACAATCTAATAGCATCTGCCATCTACTCTAGTGTCTAGAGATTCGAAAGATATTGGTATACTTTTGGTGGGATTTAAGCATTGATTTATATAGGCGAAAGTAAAAAAGGATTGGAGTTGGAAAAAGTGGAAGGTCAAACTTTGAAACACATATACGAAAAGGCAAAGAGAAAAACATCTTCTAAAATTTTGTTTGTTACCCAATTATAAGACAAATTAAGGAATTAGGCTAATTTACAATTCTTTTACAGATTTATTATTGGGATTAAAAATGTTATGGCAACGAAattgtttttccaaaaaaaattctaaatttatcaACTTTTCCATTTGAGAACTGAAGGGAGAAGATTCTGAAGTGTAAAAGCGGAATAGTAGAATGGAAATTCCCCTCTGATAAACAGAAACTGCCAAAAGCAAGACCAGCAAAGGCTTGTCATTTATTTATCATCCGACCTACCAAATTTGATCAACCAAAAATTGTTTCTTTCTCCTCCATCCCATGAACATTCAAAGTTACACAtttgtaaaaactataaaaaaacaAACCAATTTAGAGTCTTTTAAACCTGAAATGGACATCTTTGAACACATAATTTGCAAAGCTTCGACGAAACCAGTTATTGGAACGCGTGGAACACTACATTTCTTTGGAAGATTCAGGAAAGATTCAACACTTTGTGAGGCCAGAATTAATTGCACAAGTATCTTTTATGCTTTTAAacgtgcaaaaaaaaaaatccgGGTTTTTGTTCTCCAAGGTACACGCGTACGTCCTGAACAAGGCACCGAAGTCaaaaattttttaagaaaaattaaaattaaattgtaatttttatcttttttaaaaAACTTTTATTTAGGGGTGGGGCCCGTCACCCCTAGCTACGCCTCCGGTCGGGAGTTGCCAGTTTGTGCAATGTTGTCAACAGCGTTTGCTGGGAAATTAAAAAGTTAGGCACCAGCAGATCCCAACCTTGCTTTAAATCCAACTATTATTGTTATAATAAATAGTTGATTTTTTATTTAGAGTAAATTACACTAACAGTCACTTAATTTTGAAGTAGTTAATAAAACAAtcactttaattttatttcagtcactc is part of the Gossypium arboreum isolate Shixiya-1 chromosome 5, ASM2569848v2, whole genome shotgun sequence genome and harbors:
- the LOC108485437 gene encoding tetraspanin-2-like, giving the protein MGLANYITAILNFAAFLCSIPIIAAGIWFAQKPDNVCIHLFRWPVIVLGFLILLVSLAGFVGACFYKKTLLAFYLCCMAILIALLLILLVFAFVVTRPDGSYDVPGKGYKEYRVDGYSSWLRNRIVDSKSWYKIRACLADTDVCPKLNQQYITVDQFFAAHLSPLQARCCKPPTACGYNFVNPTVWTNPTNPTGDPDCYLWSNDQTQLCYNCKSCRAGLLGNLRSEWRKVNIILMVAVVVLICVYVIACSALKNAQTEDLFRRYKQGWI
- the LOC108484733 gene encoding cytidine deaminase 1-like; this translates as MDRPRFVIESAEAEQMAKQSGQTVLQLLPSLVKSAQTLARPPISNYHVGAVGMGPSGRIFFGVNLEFPGLPLNQSVHAEQFLITNLSLNAEPRLRYLAVSAAPCGHCRQFLQELRGASDVKILITSSEDEKENKINNNCNDKDQEFTPLSHFLPHRFGPDDLLEKDVPLLLEPHRNGLSFCNDLCNGKINGVDDLKHAALDAANMSHAPYSGCPSGMALLDVEGNIYKGSYMESAAYNPSLPPAQAALVAYVAGGGGGGYKRIVGAVLVEKADAVIKQEHTSRLLLQCISPKCEFKVFHCTKTC
- the LOC108485945 gene encoding thioredoxin-like 2-1, chloroplastic, coding for MADAIRLSASSFHCSTFLTSSYASTTLNSPQAAFSLSPKFNFDRKICNLSSSFAGVAPLPLNSTKHLLSFKVHATMTETSKPKWWEKNAGPNMIDIHSTQEFTTALNEAGDRLVIVEFYGTWCASCRALFPKLCKTAQEHPEILFLKVDFDENKAMCNSLNVKVLPYFHFYRGAHGQLESFSCSLVKFKKLKDAIEMHRQP